Proteins from a single region of Salipiger sp. H15:
- a CDS encoding cache domain-containing protein, whose protein sequence is MGAIFQTFRLSYGQKLFLLASVPLILACAAIALLVAFQSRMLAEREIRQLENQLLEAKKQELRNYVTQARNGFYFIYGAAAPDDEAAKTEVAQILAAMIYGEDGSFFVYDYDGTNLVSPRRTEMIGRNWAGLTDSAGTPVVDPMIEIARQGSGYHSFLWPKPSTGEEAEMIAFVLGFQDWQWAVGTGVWIDDVLATVSASRAEVQARIRRTFLYIGAITLGALLLVFFSGLAMNLRERRLADAKLKELTQRVFDAQEDERRRVARELHDGISQILVGVKYALDITRRRLSQNDPRATDTLERGHEALTGAIQEVRRISRDLRPGVLDDLGLGPALKALIDDFEARTGIVTRLETVVFRNRVDQEGRIALYRIAQEALTNIERHSGATEVVVDLRGHRRGATLRIEDNGRGIDPERVRGQRGIGLRNMQERMDQLGGTLRILSSRSGTVIEAQIPLSHLLPPEEGAPAPRTKARA, encoded by the coding sequence ATGGGAGCGATCTTTCAGACCTTCAGGCTCAGCTACGGACAGAAGCTCTTCCTTCTGGCCTCGGTGCCGCTCATCCTCGCCTGCGCCGCCATCGCCCTGCTCGTCGCCTTCCAGTCGCGGATGCTGGCCGAGCGCGAGATCCGCCAGCTCGAGAACCAGCTGCTCGAGGCCAAGAAGCAGGAACTGCGCAACTACGTCACCCAGGCGCGCAACGGCTTCTACTTCATCTACGGCGCCGCCGCCCCCGACGACGAGGCCGCCAAGACCGAGGTGGCGCAGATCCTCGCGGCGATGATCTACGGCGAGGACGGCTCGTTCTTCGTCTACGACTACGACGGCACCAACCTCGTCTCGCCCCGCCGCACCGAGATGATCGGCCGCAACTGGGCCGGGCTCACCGACAGCGCCGGCACGCCGGTCGTCGATCCGATGATCGAGATCGCGCGGCAGGGCTCGGGCTACCACTCCTTCCTCTGGCCCAAGCCCTCGACCGGCGAGGAGGCCGAGATGATCGCCTTCGTGCTGGGCTTCCAGGACTGGCAATGGGCGGTCGGCACCGGGGTCTGGATCGACGACGTGCTGGCCACCGTGAGCGCCAGCCGCGCCGAGGTGCAGGCGCGCATCCGGCGCACCTTCCTCTATATCGGCGCGATCACCCTCGGGGCGCTCTTGCTGGTGTTCTTCTCGGGCCTCGCGATGAACCTGCGCGAGCGGCGGCTGGCCGATGCCAAGCTCAAGGAGCTGACGCAGCGGGTGTTCGACGCGCAGGAGGACGAGCGCCGCCGCGTCGCGCGCGAGCTGCATGACGGCATCAGCCAGATCCTCGTCGGGGTGAAATACGCGCTCGACATCACCCGCCGCCGGCTCAGCCAGAACGACCCGCGCGCCACCGACACGCTCGAGCGCGGCCACGAGGCGCTGACCGGCGCCATCCAGGAGGTGCGGCGGATCAGCCGTGACCTGCGCCCCGGCGTGCTCGACGATCTTGGCCTCGGCCCGGCGCTGAAGGCGCTGATCGACGATTTCGAGGCGCGCACCGGCATCGTCACCCGGCTCGAGACGGTGGTCTTCCGCAACCGCGTCGACCAGGAGGGGCGCATCGCGCTCTACCGCATCGCGCAGGAGGCGCTGACCAACATCGAGCGCCACTCGGGCGCCACCGAGGTGGTCGTCGACCTGCGCGGCCACCGCCGCGGCGCGACGCTGCGGATCGAGGACAACGGCCGAGGCATCGACCCCGAGCGGGTGCGCGGCCAGCGCGGAATCGGCCTGCGAAATATGCAGGAGCGCATGGACCAGCTCGGCGGGACCCTGCGGATCTTGTCCTCGAGATCCGGCACGGTTATCGAGGCACAGATCCCGCTCTCGCACCTTCTTCCTCCCGAAGAGGGCGCGCCCGCTCCCAGGACCAAGGCACGCGCATGA
- a CDS encoding TRAP transporter small permease subunit yields MEETASGGAFGAILDGLTWFFGNIAMSFWNLGYAVTHPSSWLNWTDNEAVMRFVYYGASIELFFVVLTTFLVLTAIGIWHRGFMWGLVRGLEGFHNTVGRIAAWAGLIMVLQQVIIILVQRVFARPDLSFGLGVPVTFDVSWWSEELKLYNAIVVALCLAYTFVQGGHVRVDLLYSPASYRTKKMIDMLGSLFFMMPMAALVWLYSWYFLWRHLIVPKPSASEGLERLVIKARALRWNVETIGFSPNGFSAYFLFKILIVLMCGFIFLQGVCFFWRSYLEWKEGPESEGKYHDHDRVEAGEEAYDHAEL; encoded by the coding sequence ATGGAAGAGACAGCCTCGGGTGGGGCGTTCGGTGCGATACTGGACGGCCTGACCTGGTTTTTCGGCAATATCGCCATGTCCTTCTGGAACCTCGGCTACGCTGTGACGCATCCGTCGAGCTGGCTGAACTGGACGGACAACGAGGCGGTGATGCGCTTCGTCTACTACGGCGCGTCGATCGAACTGTTCTTCGTGGTGCTGACCACCTTCCTGGTGCTCACCGCCATCGGCATCTGGCATCGCGGCTTCATGTGGGGCCTCGTGCGCGGGCTCGAGGGCTTCCACAACACCGTGGGACGCATCGCCGCCTGGGCGGGCCTGATCATGGTGCTGCAGCAGGTGATCATCATCCTCGTGCAGCGCGTCTTCGCCCGGCCCGACCTCAGCTTCGGCCTGGGCGTGCCGGTGACCTTCGACGTCAGCTGGTGGTCTGAGGAGCTCAAGCTCTACAACGCCATCGTCGTGGCGCTCTGCCTTGCCTACACCTTCGTGCAGGGCGGGCACGTGCGCGTCGACCTGCTCTACTCGCCCGCCAGCTACCGCACGAAGAAGATGATCGACATGCTCGGCAGCCTCTTCTTCATGATGCCGATGGCGGCGCTGGTCTGGCTCTATTCCTGGTACTTCCTGTGGCGCCACCTGATCGTCCCCAAGCCCTCGGCCTCGGAAGGCCTCGAGCGGCTGGTGATAAAGGCCCGCGCGCTGCGCTGGAACGTCGAGACCATCGGCTTCAGCCCCAACGGCTTCTCTGCCTACTTCCTGTTCAAGATCCTGATCGTGCTGATGTGCGGCTTCATCTTCCTGCAGGGGGTCTGCTTCTTCTGGCGCTCCTACCTCGAGTGGAAGGAAGGCCCGGAGAGCGAGGGCAAGTATCACGATCACGATCGGGTCGAAGCAGGCGAAGAAGCCTACGACCACGCGGAACTCTGA
- the metH gene encoding methionine synthase — translation MSVRIPTRSPVFARLEAAARERILILDGAMGTQIQKLGLSEGDFQGCGGGACTCHLPHSSDKPQQGNNDLLNLTRPDAIEEIHYQYAMAGADIVETNTFSSTTIAQADYDMQAAVHDLNFEGARLARKAMDRAEAEDGRARFVAGALGPTNRTASISPDVNNPGYRAVTFDQLREAYAQQARSLIEGGVDILLIETIFDTLNAKAAIFACEEVFAERGERLPVMISGTITDLSGRTLSGQTPTAFWHSVRHAAPLTIGLNCALGANAMRPHLAELSAVADTMICAYPNAGLPNEMGEYDETPEQMAAQVAGFARDGLVNIVGGCCGSTYQHIRAIAGAVAGFKPREIPEQPKLMKLSGLEPFTLTSEIPFVNVGERTNVTGSAKFRKLITNADYAAALDVARQQVENGAQVIDINMDEGLIDSKQAMIEFLNLIAAEPDIARVPIMIDSSKWEVIEAGLQCVQGKPIVNSISLKEGEEIFLEQARLCRAYGAAVVVMAFDETGQADTEDRKVAICQRAYKVLTEEVGFPPEDIIFDPNVFAVATGIEEHDNYGVDFIEATKRITDTCPHVHISGGVSNLSFSFRGNEPVREAMHAVFLYHAIQNGMDMGIVNAGQLAVYDQIDAKLREACEDVVLNRVPANGGTATENMLEIAEEYRGQGGAKGREKDMSWRELPVEKRLEHALVNGITEFIDADTEEARQAAERPLHVIEGPLMAGMNVVGDLFGAGKMFLPQVVKSARVMKQAVAVLLPYMEEEKRLNGGDGRESAGKVLMATVKGDVHDIGKNIVGVVLACNNYEIIDLGVMVPAEKILATARERNVDVIGLSGLITPSLDEMVHVASEMERQGFDIPLLIGGATTSRVHTAVKIHPRYGAGQAVHVNDASRAVGVVSSLLSPVQKPDYVANVQSEYADVAEKHARAELAKKRLPLDAARANALKLDFAPQHAPSFLGTKVFEDWDLAELARYIDWTPFFQTWELRGVYPKILEDEKQGEAARALFADAQAMLKKIIDEKWFNPRAVVGFWPANAVGDDIRLFTGEDRAEELASFFTLRQQTAKRDGRPNVALSDFVAPEGTPDYVGGFVVTAGIEEERIAKEFEAKHDDYSSILVKALADRFAEAFAERMHEVVRKELWGYAADEDRSNAELIAEQYAGIRPAPGYPAQPDHTEKTTLFRLLDATNATGVELTESFAMWPGSSVSGLYIGHPESYYFGVAKVERDQVEDYAARKGMTLEEAERWLAPILNYVPGGVQTVAAE, via the coding sequence ATGTCCGTCCGTATCCCGACCCGCTCGCCCGTCTTCGCGCGTCTCGAGGCTGCCGCCCGCGAGCGCATCCTCATCCTCGACGGCGCAATGGGCACGCAGATCCAGAAGCTGGGCCTGTCGGAAGGCGATTTCCAGGGCTGCGGCGGCGGGGCCTGCACCTGCCACCTGCCGCATTCCAGCGACAAGCCGCAGCAGGGCAACAACGACCTGCTGAACCTCACGCGCCCCGATGCGATCGAGGAGATCCATTACCAGTACGCCATGGCCGGGGCGGACATCGTCGAGACCAACACCTTCTCCTCGACCACCATCGCGCAGGCCGATTACGACATGCAGGCGGCGGTGCATGACCTCAACTTCGAGGGCGCGCGGCTGGCGCGCAAGGCGATGGACCGGGCCGAGGCCGAGGACGGGCGCGCACGCTTCGTCGCCGGCGCGCTCGGGCCGACCAACCGCACCGCCTCGATCAGCCCCGACGTGAACAATCCCGGTTACCGCGCGGTGACCTTCGACCAGCTGCGCGAGGCCTATGCACAGCAGGCGCGGTCGCTGATCGAGGGCGGCGTCGACATCCTGCTGATCGAAACGATCTTCGACACGCTCAACGCCAAGGCCGCGATCTTCGCCTGCGAAGAAGTCTTCGCCGAGCGCGGCGAGCGCCTGCCGGTGATGATCTCGGGCACGATCACCGACCTTTCCGGCCGCACGCTCTCGGGCCAGACCCCGACCGCCTTCTGGCACTCGGTGCGCCATGCCGCGCCGCTGACCATCGGCCTCAACTGCGCGCTCGGCGCCAACGCCATGCGCCCGCACCTCGCCGAGCTCTCGGCGGTCGCCGACACGATGATCTGCGCCTATCCCAACGCCGGCCTGCCCAACGAGATGGGCGAGTATGACGAGACCCCCGAGCAGATGGCCGCGCAGGTCGCAGGCTTCGCGCGCGACGGGCTGGTCAACATCGTCGGCGGCTGCTGCGGCTCGACCTATCAGCACATCCGCGCCATCGCGGGGGCGGTGGCCGGGTTCAAGCCGCGTGAGATCCCCGAGCAGCCGAAGCTGATGAAGCTCTCGGGCCTCGAGCCGTTCACGCTCACCTCCGAGATCCCCTTCGTCAACGTCGGCGAGCGCACCAACGTCACCGGCTCGGCCAAGTTCCGCAAGCTGATCACCAACGCCGATTACGCCGCCGCGCTCGACGTGGCGCGCCAGCAGGTCGAGAACGGCGCGCAGGTCATCGACATCAACATGGACGAGGGGCTCATCGACTCGAAGCAGGCGATGATCGAGTTCCTCAACCTCATCGCCGCCGAGCCCGACATCGCCCGCGTGCCGATCATGATCGACAGCTCCAAGTGGGAGGTGATCGAGGCCGGCCTGCAATGCGTGCAGGGCAAGCCGATCGTCAACTCGATCTCGCTTAAGGAAGGCGAGGAGATCTTCCTCGAGCAGGCGCGTCTCTGCCGCGCCTACGGTGCCGCCGTCGTGGTCATGGCCTTCGACGAGACCGGGCAGGCCGATACCGAGGACCGCAAGGTCGCGATCTGTCAGCGCGCCTACAAGGTGCTGACCGAAGAGGTCGGCTTCCCGCCCGAGGACATCATCTTCGACCCAAACGTCTTTGCCGTCGCCACCGGCATCGAGGAGCATGACAACTACGGCGTCGATTTCATCGAGGCCACCAAGCGCATCACCGACACCTGCCCGCATGTCCACATCTCGGGCGGCGTGTCGAACCTGTCGTTCTCGTTCCGCGGCAACGAGCCCGTGCGCGAGGCGATGCACGCGGTGTTCCTGTATCACGCCATCCAGAACGGCATGGACATGGGCATCGTCAACGCCGGGCAGCTGGCGGTCTACGACCAGATCGACGCGAAGCTGCGCGAGGCCTGCGAGGACGTGGTGCTGAACCGCGTGCCTGCCAATGGCGGCACGGCCACCGAGAACATGCTCGAGATCGCCGAGGAATACCGCGGGCAGGGCGGCGCCAAGGGCCGCGAGAAGGACATGAGCTGGCGCGAGCTGCCGGTCGAGAAGCGGCTCGAGCACGCGCTGGTCAACGGCATCACCGAGTTCATCGACGCCGACACCGAGGAAGCCCGGCAGGCCGCCGAGCGCCCGCTGCACGTCATCGAAGGCCCGCTGATGGCGGGCATGAACGTGGTCGGCGACCTTTTCGGCGCGGGCAAGATGTTCCTGCCGCAGGTGGTGAAATCCGCCCGGGTGATGAAGCAGGCCGTGGCCGTGCTGCTGCCCTACATGGAAGAGGAAAAGCGCCTGAACGGCGGTGACGGCCGCGAGAGCGCCGGCAAGGTGCTGATGGCCACGGTGAAGGGCGACGTGCACGACATCGGCAAGAACATCGTCGGCGTCGTGCTTGCCTGCAACAACTACGAGATCATCGACCTCGGCGTCATGGTCCCGGCCGAGAAGATCCTCGCCACCGCGCGCGAGCGCAACGTCGACGTGATCGGCCTCTCGGGCCTCATCACCCCCTCGCTCGACGAGATGGTGCATGTCGCCTCGGAGATGGAGCGTCAGGGCTTCGACATCCCGCTGCTGATCGGCGGCGCGACCACCAGCCGCGTGCACACGGCGGTGAAGATCCACCCGCGCTACGGCGCCGGGCAGGCGGTGCACGTCAACGACGCCTCGCGGGCCGTGGGCGTCGTGTCGTCGCTGCTCTCGCCGGTGCAGAAGCCCGACTACGTGGCCAACGTGCAGAGCGAATACGCCGACGTCGCCGAGAAGCACGCCCGCGCCGAACTGGCCAAGAAGCGCCTGCCGCTGGACGCCGCCCGCGCCAACGCGCTGAAGCTCGACTTCGCCCCGCAGCACGCGCCGAGCTTCCTTGGGACCAAGGTGTTCGAGGACTGGGATCTGGCCGAGCTTGCCCGCTACATCGACTGGACGCCGTTCTTCCAGACATGGGAGCTGCGCGGCGTCTATCCGAAGATCCTCGAGGACGAGAAGCAGGGCGAGGCGGCGCGCGCGCTCTTTGCCGACGCGCAGGCGATGCTGAAGAAGATCATCGACGAGAAGTGGTTCAACCCGCGCGCCGTGGTCGGCTTCTGGCCCGCCAACGCCGTGGGCGACGACATCCGCCTCTTCACCGGCGAGGACCGCGCCGAGGAACTGGCGAGCTTCTTCACCCTGCGCCAGCAGACCGCCAAGCGCGACGGCCGTCCCAACGTGGCGCTGTCGGACTTCGTCGCGCCCGAGGGCACGCCCGATTACGTCGGCGGCTTCGTGGTGACCGCGGGCATCGAGGAAGAGCGCATCGCCAAGGAGTTCGAGGCCAAGCACGACGATTACTCGTCGATCCTCGTCAAGGCGCTGGCCGACCGTTTCGCCGAGGCCTTCGCCGAGCGGATGCACGAGGTGGTGCGCAAGGAGCTCTGGGGCTACGCGGCGGACGAGGACCGCAGCAACGCGGAGCTGATCGCCGAGCAATACGCCGGCATCCGCCCCGCGCCGGGTTATCCCGCGCAGCCCGACCACACCGAGAAGACCACGCTCTTCCGGCTGCTCGACGCCACCAACGCGACCGGGGTCGAGCTGACCGAGAGCTTCGCCATGTGGCCGGGCTCGTCGGTCTCGGGCCTCTACATCGGCCACCCCGAGAGCTATTACTTCGGCGTCGCCAAGGTCGAGCGCGACCAGGTCGAGGACTATGCCGCGCGCAAGGGCATGACCCTCGAGGAGGCCGAGCGCTGGCTCGCGCCGATCCTCAACTACGTGCCGGGCGGCGTGCAGACGGTGGCGGCGGAGTAA
- a CDS encoding TRAP transporter substrate-binding protein — protein MDRRSFLRASTAGGAAAAATALAAPAIAQGRRTLTLVTTWGRGLAGVHDSAQYCADQITAATDGELTVELKAAGELVGAFEVFDAVSAGQADMYHGVDYYFLGQHPALSFFSQVPFGMNFMEYSNWIYHDGGNELADELYSIFGLKAFAAGNTGPQSGGWFKKEINSPEDFQGLKFRMPGQGGQVLGKLGASVQNLPGAEVYQALSSGAIDGTEWIGPWADEKAGFQEITKTYYTAGFHEPGPNLNLTMNLEVFESLTPTQQKIVEQVARASNLWTMSLFMANNSAALQRLQSGGVKLVEFPDSVWDAFGAAAKEVVEEPMADELYKKCYDSYYASLKSSAQWISRSEGAFSAQRNRVMGL, from the coding sequence ATGGATCGTCGTTCTTTTCTGAGGGCCTCCACCGCCGGCGGCGCCGCTGCCGCAGCCACCGCGCTGGCCGCACCGGCCATCGCGCAGGGCCGCCGCACCCTCACCCTCGTGACCACCTGGGGCCGCGGCCTCGCCGGTGTGCATGACAGCGCGCAGTACTGCGCGGACCAGATCACCGCAGCCACCGACGGCGAGCTGACCGTCGAGCTGAAGGCCGCGGGCGAACTCGTCGGCGCCTTCGAGGTGTTCGACGCCGTTTCCGCCGGCCAGGCCGACATGTACCACGGCGTGGACTACTACTTCCTCGGCCAGCACCCGGCGCTGTCGTTCTTCAGCCAAGTGCCGTTCGGCATGAACTTCATGGAATATTCCAACTGGATTTACCATGACGGCGGCAACGAGCTGGCGGACGAGCTCTACTCGATCTTCGGCCTGAAGGCCTTTGCAGCCGGCAACACCGGCCCGCAGTCGGGCGGCTGGTTCAAGAAAGAGATCAACTCGCCCGAAGACTTCCAGGGCCTGAAGTTCCGCATGCCCGGCCAGGGTGGCCAGGTGCTCGGCAAGCTCGGCGCCTCGGTGCAGAACCTGCCCGGCGCGGAAGTGTACCAGGCGCTGTCCTCGGGCGCGATCGACGGCACCGAGTGGATCGGTCCGTGGGCCGACGAGAAGGCCGGTTTCCAGGAAATCACCAAGACCTACTACACCGCAGGCTTCCACGAGCCGGGGCCGAACCTCAACCTGACCATGAACCTCGAGGTCTTCGAGAGCCTGACCCCGACGCAGCAGAAGATCGTCGAGCAGGTGGCGCGCGCGTCCAACCTCTGGACCATGTCGCTGTTCATGGCGAACAACTCGGCAGCCCTGCAGCGCCTGCAGTCCGGCGGCGTGAAGCTGGTCGAGTTCCCCGACTCCGTCTGGGACGCCTTCGGCGCCGCGGCCAAGGAAGTTGTCGAGGAGCCCATGGCCGACGAGCTCTACAAGAAGTGCTACGACAGCTACTACGCCTCGCTGAAGTCCTCCGCACAGTGGATCAGCCGCTCGGAAGGCGCCTTCTCGGCCCAGCGTAACCGCGTCATGGGTCTCTGA
- a CDS encoding 2Fe-2S iron-sulfur cluster-binding protein, with translation MPSAAVRYWNDAEMLECVSVIPEAPNVCTFCFVAPSGALFSYLPGQFVTLELPVPGGPLYRTYTLSSSPSRPLSISVTVKAQPGSLGTRWMLDNLRPGMRIKAMGPAGHFTSHHHPAEKYLFISAGSGITPMMSMVTYMYDLGRIPDVVFLNCARRPSDIVFRERLEHFASRIDGIELRWVVEDGDRFQPWTGYKGMFNQLMLGLTAPDYLEREVFCCGPEPFMQAVRDALAGLGYDMSRYHQESFQPSLEEEDRDATEGDVVPEDALAEVSFLASGITQACKETDTILATARAAGLNIPSGCTFGVCGTCKIKKASGQVHMVHNGGITDDDIAEGYVLACCSHPIGKVEVEV, from the coding sequence ATGCCCTCCGCCGCGGTGCGCTACTGGAACGATGCCGAGATGCTGGAATGCGTCTCGGTGATCCCCGAGGCGCCGAACGTCTGCACCTTCTGTTTCGTGGCACCCTCGGGCGCGCTCTTCTCCTACCTGCCCGGCCAGTTCGTCACGCTCGAGCTGCCGGTGCCGGGCGGGCCGCTCTACCGCACCTACACGCTCTCGTCCTCGCCCTCGCGGCCGCTGTCGATCAGCGTGACGGTGAAGGCGCAGCCGGGTTCGCTCGGCACGCGCTGGATGCTCGACAACCTGCGCCCCGGGATGCGGATCAAGGCGATGGGCCCGGCGGGGCACTTCACCTCGCACCACCACCCGGCCGAGAAGTACCTCTTCATCTCGGCGGGCTCGGGCATCACCCCGATGATGTCGATGGTCACCTACATGTACGACCTCGGCCGCATCCCCGACGTGGTCTTCCTCAACTGCGCCAGGCGCCCGTCCGACATCGTGTTCCGCGAGCGGCTCGAGCACTTCGCCAGCCGCATCGACGGGATCGAGCTGCGCTGGGTGGTCGAGGACGGCGACCGCTTCCAGCCGTGGACCGGCTACAAGGGCATGTTCAATCAGCTCATGCTGGGCCTGACCGCGCCGGACTACCTCGAGCGCGAGGTGTTCTGCTGCGGCCCCGAGCCCTTCATGCAGGCGGTGCGCGACGCGCTGGCGGGGCTCGGCTACGACATGAGCCGCTACCACCAGGAAAGCTTCCAGCCCTCGCTCGAGGAGGAGGACCGCGATGCCACCGAGGGCGACGTGGTGCCCGAGGACGCGCTGGCCGAGGTCAGCTTCCTTGCCTCCGGCATCACCCAGGCCTGCAAGGAGACCGACACGATCCTCGCCACGGCGCGTGCGGCGGGGCTCAACATCCCCTCGGGCTGCACCTTCGGCGTCTGCGGCACCTGCAAGATCAAGAAGGCCTCGGGCCAGGTGCACATGGTGCACAACGGCGGCATCACCGACGACGACATCGCCGAGGGCTACGTGCTGGCCTGCTGCTCGCACCCGATCGGCAAGGTCGAAGTCGAGGTCTGA
- a CDS encoding TRAP transporter large permease subunit gives MLFGLDGVEIGLIIVFLTLFGAILSGFPVAFAIGGAGVISFFIIAALDSAGLLIHQAIDTGSEAYRALVASGVREDAISTFRFPDLPRLAEPVFAQGWEVAMDRNVSFIVNRINERVIAGQSIETLLAVLMFVMMGIVLERSKIANDLLTTMARVFGPLPGGLAVSIVVVGAFLAASTGIVGATVVTMGLLALPTMLRNNYSPELATGVIAASGTLGQIIPPSIVIVLLGTLAGDLYATAQEDRAQLAGCTDALTLLGKPAVVSVGTLFQAAMLPGILLAVLYAVYAFGFAMLRPQSAPPVQLEGGSGEPVTRGEALTWYLGVPALLIVGAIALGQMGFVGSQSTTIDSYSDSGQMASLRTNVSPDCQAAMIDLHGQKAWDHAVQEQKDIDAAGGVAQSHKLTPEEIEQARADKIANAAPIGTGIAAIAIIFGIVLAWARAVSPSSDPKPLLVGAGGLALSLLVDVLFVHPQTSPLNTVLMMLIPWGIALWGTAQAASRLAHNDLIRVVFPPLVLIVAVLGSILGGITNPTPAAALGAAGAVMLAAYRKLNDQGRSPKVILMSTFAVAIMILIGMNFDLRVGTEGANYETWIAFLVAQAAYLYALFGLLFACWVLFKAGVLTPAVRETAKVTSMVFTILVASQLLNLVVISFGGEHYIQSFLKSFDDEHKVFLIVMLVLFILGFVLDFLEIIYIVVPIVGPVIYGGSFDPKWVTIMIAVNLQTSFLTPPFGFALFYLRGVAPASVTTGHIYRGVIPFVLIQVATLALLWVAPGIVTIVPDLMPN, from the coding sequence ATGCTATTCGGACTCGATGGCGTCGAGATCGGCCTGATCATCGTCTTTCTCACGCTCTTCGGCGCGATCCTCTCCGGCTTCCCGGTGGCCTTTGCCATCGGCGGCGCGGGTGTGATCTCGTTCTTCATCATCGCGGCGCTCGACAGCGCCGGCCTGCTCATCCACCAGGCCATCGACACCGGCTCCGAGGCTTATCGGGCGCTGGTTGCCAGCGGCGTGCGCGAGGACGCCATTTCCACCTTCCGCTTCCCGGACCTGCCACGCCTGGCAGAGCCGGTCTTCGCGCAGGGCTGGGAAGTGGCGATGGACCGCAACGTCTCCTTCATCGTCAACCGCATCAACGAGCGCGTCATCGCGGGCCAGTCCATCGAGACGCTGCTCGCCGTGCTGATGTTCGTGATGATGGGCATCGTGCTCGAGCGCTCGAAGATCGCCAACGACCTGCTGACCACCATGGCGCGGGTCTTCGGCCCGCTTCCGGGCGGCCTTGCCGTGTCGATCGTGGTGGTGGGTGCCTTCCTTGCCGCCTCCACCGGCATCGTCGGCGCGACCGTGGTCACCATGGGCCTGCTGGCCCTGCCGACCATGCTGCGCAACAACTACTCGCCCGAGCTGGCGACCGGCGTCATCGCCGCGTCGGGCACGCTGGGCCAGATCATCCCGCCGTCGATCGTGATCGTTCTGCTGGGCACGCTGGCCGGTGACCTCTACGCCACCGCCCAGGAAGACCGCGCGCAGCTCGCGGGCTGCACCGACGCGCTGACCCTGCTGGGCAAGCCCGCCGTGGTCTCGGTCGGCACGCTCTTCCAGGCGGCGATGCTGCCGGGCATCCTGCTGGCCGTGCTCTATGCCGTCTATGCCTTCGGCTTCGCCATGCTGCGTCCGCAGTCGGCACCGCCGGTGCAGCTCGAGGGCGGCAGCGGCGAGCCGGTGACCCGCGGCGAGGCGCTGACCTGGTACCTCGGCGTTCCGGCGCTGCTCATCGTCGGCGCCATCGCGCTCGGCCAGATGGGCTTTGTGGGCTCGCAGTCGACCACCATCGACAGCTACTCCGACAGCGGCCAGATGGCCTCGCTGCGCACCAACGTCAGCCCGGACTGCCAGGCGGCGATGATCGACCTGCACGGCCAGAAGGCCTGGGACCATGCGGTCCAGGAGCAGAAGGATATCGACGCCGCCGGCGGTGTCGCGCAGTCGCACAAGCTGACCCCGGAAGAGATCGAGCAGGCGCGTGCCGACAAGATCGCCAATGCCGCACCCATCGGCACCGGCATCGCGGCGATCGCGATCATCTTCGGCATCGTGCTGGCCTGGGCGCGGGCGGTCTCGCCCTCGTCCGATCCCAAGCCGCTGCTCGTCGGGGCCGGTGGCCTGGCGCTGAGCCTGCTGGTCGACGTGCTCTTCGTCCATCCGCAGACCTCGCCGCTGAACACGGTGCTGATGATGCTGATCCCCTGGGGCATCGCGCTCTGGGGCACGGCCCAGGCAGCCTCGCGCCTTGCGCACAACGATCTCATCCGGGTGGTCTTCCCGCCGCTGGTGCTGATCGTCGCCGTGCTGGGCTCGATCCTCGGCGGCATCACCAACCCGACGCCCGCCGCGGCGCTCGGCGCGGCCGGTGCGGTCATGCTCGCGGCCTACCGCAAGCTCAACGACCAGGGCCGTTCGCCGAAGGTCATCCTGATGTCGACCTTCGCGGTCGCGATCATGATCCTCATCGGCATGAACTTCGACCTGCGCGTCGGCACCGAGGGCGCCAACTACGAGACCTGGATCGCCTTCCTGGTGGCACAGGCCGCGTATCTCTACGCGCTCTTCGGCCTGCTCTTCGCCTGCTGGGTGCTGTTCAAGGCGGGCGTGCTGACGCCGGCGGTGCGCGAGACGGCGAAGGTGACCTCGATGGTCTTCACCATCCTCGTCGCCTCGCAGCTGCTCAACCTCGTGGTCATCTCCTTCGGCGGCGAGCACTACATCCAGAGCTTCCTCAAGAGCTTCGATGACGAGCACAAGGTCTTCCTGATCGTCATGCTCGTGCTGTTCATCCTCGGCTTCGTGCTCGACTTCCTCGAGATCATCTACATCGTGGTTCCGATCGTGGGCCCGGTGATCTACGGCGGCAGCTTCGATCCGAAATGGGTGACCATCATGATCGCGGTGAACCTGCAGACCTCGTTCCTGACCCCGCCCTTCGGCTTCGCGCTCTTCTACCTGCGCGGCGTGGCACCGGCCTCGGTGACCACCGGCCACATCTACCGCGGGGTGATCCCCTTCGTGCTGATCCAGGTGGCCACGCTGGCTCTCCTGTGGGTCGCACCGGGCATCGTGACCATCGTTCCGGACCTGATGCCGAACTGA